Part of the Halostella litorea genome is shown below.
CGGACGACGGTCTCGCCGGCGTCGTCGAACCGCCGGACGGCATGTCCGACGACGGGGCGGCGACGAACGGCACCGACGACGGGAACGCCACCGGAACGCCGAACGGGACCGATGCCGAGACGACGACTGGTCCGGCGGCGACTACCGACGGCACGGAGCCGGTTACAACTGAACCCACCGACGCGCCGAACGGGACCGACACCGGGAACGGGACGACCAGACCTGCGGGGCCGTAGCGGTCGGGTCGGCCGGCCGTCGGGCGGTAGCGAAACAGGCACTTTTTACCAATTTCGAATCAAAACCTAGATGGGAACGCACGATGCGGTCGCTCACGAAGCTCGCCGTGCTGTTCGTCGTCTCCGGGAGCCTCCTGTTAGCCGTTCCGACGTCCGGGTTCACGACTATCGCGGCCGAGCGGACGAGCACGGTGACCGTCACCGACGACGCCGACGCGCTGCTCGGCGTGCAGGCGACCGGAAACACGCCGGACCAGCAAAGCGACGCCGTCGTCGTCGAGATCACGAACAACGCCGGGACGGACTTCTCGAACCTGGAGACGGAGGTGACCGTCGACGATCCGACGCTGGCCGTCAGCGACGGGTTCGCCGGGAGCCTCGCGGCCGGCGGGACGACCGGACTGACGCTGACGTGTTCGGGCGGCGGGTCGGGCACGGCGACGGTCGATATCACCTCGAACGCGACCGGCTCGGGGATCGAGATCCGGGACTACCAGTACAGCCACACGTTCGACTACAGCTGTACGGGCGGCGGTGGTAACGACCCCGGGCCGGCGTCGTTCACCGCCAGCGACGTCGACTCGACCGCGGACACCCCGAGCCAGACGTTCACGTTCGACGCCGCCGGTCTCGGGTCCAAGGACAGCGCGACGGTCGACCTGACCGACCCGCAGGAGAACGGCGGGATCGACTACACGACGATGACGGCCGGGGACGTCGAAGTCGTCAGCGGCAAGGGAAGCGCCAGCTACGACGCGGCCAGCGACGAGATCACCTACGAGCCACAGGGCAACCCCAAGGGCACAATCGAGATCCGGGTCGAGAACTTCGCGGTCGAGTCGGCCGACGGCGGCACCGTCGAGTACAGCGACGCCGCCGGGCGGACGGACCAGGCCTCGTTCTCGGTCGTCGCCGTCGCCGAGAACGGCGGCAGCGTCGACACGAGCGGCGACGCCGCCGTCCCCGACGGCGAAACCGCCGGCGAGGTCGAAGCGGGCGGCGACGTGACCGTCGGCGGGGACGCCAACGTCAATGACGGGGTCGAGGCCGACGGCGACGTCTCGGTCGGCGACGGGGCGGCCGTCAACGACGGCGTCGAATCGGACGGCGACGTCACGGCCGGCGAGAACGTCAACGTCAACGACGGGATAGAGTCGGAGGGGAGCGTCTCGCTCGGCGACGGCTCAACGGCCGGAAGCATCGAGGCCTCCGACGCCGTTACGGTCGACGGCGGGACCGTCAACGGCGACGTCGAGACCGGCGGCGACGTCTACCTGACGAACGGGGCCTCGGTCAACGGCGACGTCGAGACCGACGGCACGGTGTACGTCGGCTGTGACGTCACGACGAACGGCGAAATCGACGCCGAGGGCGGGCAGGAGAGCACCTGTTGAAGCGGCCGGACGGGGGGGCCGTCACCCCGACGTTGCGGGGTCGGCCCGGCTGAAGGCGTCGGTGCCGACGGGCGCGCCACACAGCACGCACCCGTCGACCAGTATCTGGGCGCGGATGGGGTCGTCGACGACGACGTCGACGGAGCACTCCGGGCAGTCGAAGGTGAACTGGTTCGACACGCTACACCTCCGACAGCGGTCCGGTATCGTGGGGGTCCGGCCGTCGCCCCCGGGACGCGCGGGGGGAGCGCGACGGCCGCCGGCCGACCCCACTTCGGTCGGTCGCGGCCCGGGTCATGCTTCGAGCAGGGAGTCGAGGAGTTTCGACTGCGCGGCCGAGAGGTGTTCGGAGAACGTCGACCGGTTGATCCCGAGCGTGTCGGACACCTCGGTCGCGTTCGCCTCCTTCGGATGGTCGAAGTAGCCCATCCCGTGGGCCGTCTCCAGCACCTCGCGTTGCCTCTCGGTGAGCCTGGCGTGGTCGAGGAGCGTGAGGTCGTCGCCCGCCTCCGGGCGGTTCGAGCGGGTGAGCCGCCGCAGGGATATCTCGTCGAACCGCTCGCGGAGGTCCGCGACGGTCTCCCGGAGGTCCGCGACGTCGCCGGCGACGAAGGAGAGGACGATGACCCCGTCCTCGACCTGGAGGTGCCGGACCGGGCAGCCGCGACTCTCGACCAGTTCGCACGCACAGTCCGACGTCGACCCGCGCTCGCAGTCGAACCGGTACACCGCCTCGTCGCCGCAGTTGAACACCTCCTCGACGTCGTCGAACTCCGCGGACGCGTCGGCGCTGAACTCGACCGTGACGGGGTCGTCCGCCGGGGACGCACACCGCGAGACGGCCCGGACCGTCCCGGCCTCGCGGGAGACGTCGATGACGCGGCAGGCCGACGCCGCGACCTCGACCTCCGCGTGGACGCCCTGAGCCACCATATGAGGGGTTGGGATCGGCTCCGGTTAGGCGGTTTTTCTGAACATGTTCGGCCGCCGTCGGGGGCGTTCGATCCCTGACTTAAATCCCCAACATCCTATGGTGCGGGGGTTACCGGGGTACGGCGGGTACGTTTTGACGTGTCGCACATGTCTCGAACAGGTCTGCGGTCGGTCTGGCGGATCGTTCGGCCGGCGGCCCCCGGCGGCGCGAGGCCGCCGTCGGGGGCCCCGCGGCGGCCCGGGTACCGGGGTGGTCCCCCGTGAGACGCGAAGCCGCCGTCGTCGGCCTCCTGATCGCCGCGGTGCTCGGCCCGATGTGGTTCGTGGCGCTCCACGGGGAGCCACCGAGCGAGGAGATTGCGATCGACGAGGGCGTCAGCGAGATGCGGCCGCTCTCCGGGATCGTCGACACGCCGGAGAAACTCGCACCCAGCCAGGTCGGCGTCATCGTCTGGGTCGCGCTGTTCGGCCTCGTCGGCGTGCTTGCGGCGGTCCACCGGTTCATGGACTCGGCGGTGCGGCCCGACGACCCGGAGGCGGCGAGCGAGACGGCCGTGGCCGACGGCGGGCGGGTCGGACTGCCGTGGTTCCGGACCGAGGACCGCTGGGTGGTCGAGTACCACGACGCCTCCGACGCGATGGAGGGGATCCTCGCGATGGGTGGGCTGACGATCCTCGCGATCGTCTTCGCCGCGCTGTTTACCGGCGAGTACCTCACCCTCGCGCGGACGCAGTACTTCGGCGTCTACGCGACGGGGATGTTCGTCTCGCTGGCACTGTTGACCGTCGCGTACTACGC
Proteins encoded:
- a CDS encoding DUF342 domain-containing protein; this translates as MRSLTKLAVLFVVSGSLLLAVPTSGFTTIAAERTSTVTVTDDADALLGVQATGNTPDQQSDAVVVEITNNAGTDFSNLETEVTVDDPTLAVSDGFAGSLAAGGTTGLTLTCSGGGSGTATVDITSNATGSGIEIRDYQYSHTFDYSCTGGGGNDPGPASFTASDVDSTADTPSQTFTFDAAGLGSKDSATVDLTDPQENGGIDYTTMTAGDVEVVSGKGSASYDAASDEITYEPQGNPKGTIEIRVENFAVESADGGTVEYSDAAGRTDQASFSVVAVAENGGSVDTSGDAAVPDGETAGEVEAGGDVTVGGDANVNDGVEADGDVSVGDGAAVNDGVESDGDVTAGENVNVNDGIESEGSVSLGDGSTAGSIEASDAVTVDGGTVNGDVETGGDVYLTNGASVNGDVETDGTVYVGCDVTTNGEIDAEGGQESTC
- a CDS encoding DUF7560 family zinc ribbon protein, which gives rise to MSNQFTFDCPECSVDVVVDDPIRAQILVDGCVLCGAPVGTDAFSRADPATSG
- a CDS encoding helix-turn-helix domain-containing protein — encoded protein: MVAQGVHAEVEVAASACRVIDVSREAGTVRAVSRCASPADDPVTVEFSADASAEFDDVEEVFNCGDEAVYRFDCERGSTSDCACELVESRGCPVRHLQVEDGVIVLSFVAGDVADLRETVADLRERFDEISLRRLTRSNRPEAGDDLTLLDHARLTERQREVLETAHGMGYFDHPKEANATEVSDTLGINRSTFSEHLSAAQSKLLDSLLEA